The following proteins are co-located in the Leishmania panamensis strain MHOM/PA/94/PSC-1 chromosome 26 sequence genome:
- a CDS encoding hypothetical protein (TriTrypDB/GeneDB-style sysID: LpmP.26.1060), protein MQKALGGLCSASPRRGSGAAAATLHRTTPAQSQRDDNNADDSGRHYDGEYDRLIFSPIHPNRAAFTAAPGSLLSHNSVHHYSESPPLSNARHSPPSRGLITASQAAAALDRLPELPTSQRRQAASSAVTALIAGRAAAASTLSSTSCRPCSKTPPAVSTDALPLQPEAWWSTLDGTLSATNTLLGDESQQLYHIAETPAPAPSHPFLTPSLNSTLGRADRAAIVLSTHLSRHTNLAPGGSVATGVLRAKDGDADASVSSADRTIKDDEATAAAVAAVAMRLSCATAGSSLSGGFSGAANTMLSNASRGSGRQNTLQRLRETLRRTQSSPVELEIPAPNIAPHCLDVSEEGYGSLSSSNKQSKPAPSRTTGTSRTHRWISEGVAPPHGSQDGGTGIIKRGGGTQRIRGPAVHLYAQNAPRAPAQVMPLLPASRAFLPSELLPGGTAGDRAGKVMRGLHQAPSAIGSRMHNSETSFVGSTADPNAATQEGAGTHTDDKDGRMNAASHALPPPLHRHRVAVAVTAAKPALTLPWERDRLTLEAMERRYGAQSAVHTLRRRRRYHGYRRSEVPPAADRRPRGSHAETLALLTSPVASSVPTSDFSAASLTSSIFIRELGEVEAARQMLEKHRWRLATPREAVSSASDDVAQRSRSPSRHGTSGTQVHLPHGMTGKEAAAKAYRQEQLRLYVSHLTTPSTLPTDGPVAVEQGQLDAGRPLRGTEHHTAGASANDALLACAPGGDAASSTRRSRAGAATFGASNTAATVAKATASKLTAVATSGRNALDRALQARAALLRRHAQDQSTWKRQLHQVRQWCDRTHVMVRFDNGVCAEQMAAAPLHRTVARQHQRQDRQEATEVSHRPSSGDAHVGAGIFVTKMSDDAAGQHFVYVDDPIRAHDAVMQQLAEEDNEVQRQNELQRCRERRHAPSLEWCIGDSHASPPAPPMQSVASSRAAAQAISSSSLSHRSENHDATRTQFSGAVDAGWDLLKSMPLLIGLDTSPAPLQVGQHSVQFVISATDELASKGTSSVLLSQASPLSIRPPQMSMHTALCARLQTWGTDVAEEEEALSRGGSTTIDTAALPPADAASAGLNACTAPPTWQGARKGSAPCSRRATLPADLSENSPGRSANESKGEPGDLAQKRTTQHGATPSLIHLQRASLSQSVQAILTRVERDLLSFVLTCASGDGGVERLAALFSLCSGRRIDNSAVECPSDSAAGEGRSLATPLPPALVALLTMLDQSPQTLVCDGTAVKAAVAQETSSSGATEAKEQHGVGRESPLASPRDLEVKITQETTDVRGDAYAVAGFPRIDHESGNGKGSAATTLPTDRASAAAPTPEKTVPPWSALVTSLLSGYNILDLSFLRQLHLLLWHYETQEYKRACITVAETSKEVVAQSALPPPPSTTMPYRSQRAPPAVFPLSLQLSTSQEPRMDFRTSFRLSDSGRSTLSTVLVDAADLLNAITATTLLRWLCDACRQSPTSSWAELVERVPATCAQDWQNALMRCIEAASSEVHPPQCASSKASLWSDELRRLSAPFPTGPAATTAPPPSPRQLECFAFDTASALESVKWRLRRIHDVLHRASLRAEQERITANTAAATDATVGTLFTAGSTSNAVPAAFPCVGDTPYLPGVEARARYPLDMRSLYLLSALAAEDIDARVVPQLREARVQYADALQAATATGTLVNVSGSSSVSKISPLAFSRSAASLPLALQQRVPLDRLFQIEQRFVRLLSALWNAEQSIFAFNRHVAPFNAFTAAEQRCWGSLYRSSLKVAYFVCEELTEKGMESVSTELLPFVSIVASFTGCCGGHRELLSKLNAIMLDLAERAKKVQVPLESLSWQKKRPQVLAEAIAASKIACRRAAAVVSCLTTEADVVGLPLTELAMPALRLIHVLPLSQLPGNA, encoded by the coding sequence ATGCAGAAGGCACTCGGCGGACTTTGCTCTGCGTCACCCAGAcgtggcagtggtgcagctgccgccacctTACATCGTACCACCCCTGCGCAGAGCCAGAGAGACGACAACAACGCCGACGACAGTGGCCGGCACTACGATGGGGAGTACGACCGACTGATCTTCTCTCCCATCCACCCAAACCGCGCCGCTTTTACTGCTGCTCCAGGCTCACTGTTGTCACATAATTCAGTGCATCACTACTCGGAGTCGCCCCCGCTGAGTAACGCAAGACACAGTCCACCATCACGAGGCTTGATTACCGCCTCGcaggccgccgcggcgctaGATCGCCTTCCAGAGCTCCCCACCTCTCAGCGGAGGCAAGCGGCATCGTCGGCGGTCACGGCCCTCATCGCTGGTCGGGCGGCCGCAGCCTCAACTTTGTCATCGACGTCGTGTCGTCCCTGCAGCAAAACGCCTCCTGCAGTGTCAACTGATGCACTGCCCCTTCAGCCGGAGGCGTGGTGGTCGACGCTGGATGGAACGCTCTCTGCCACCAACACGCTCCTCGGTGATgagtcgcagcagctctaCCACATCGCAGAGACACCAGCGCCGGCCCCTTCGCATCCTTTCCTCACCCCCAGCCTGAACAGCACGCTGGGTCGAGCGGACCGCGCTGCCATTGTGCTGTCCACGCATCTTTCTCGTCACACTAACTTGGCGCCGGGGGGATCGGTTGCAACAGGAGTCTTGAGAGCCAaggacggcgacgctgatgcGAGTGTGAGCAGCGCTGACAGAACCATCAAAGACGATGAggcgacggcagctgctgtcgctgccgtcgcgaTGCGGCTGTCGTGCGCCACCGCGGGAAGTTCGCTTAGTGGAGGTTTCAGCGGGGCTGCGAACACGATGCTTTCCAACGCAtcgcgtggcagcggcaggcagaACACGCTTCAGAGACTGCGTGAAACGTTGCGGCGTACACAGTCATCGCCAGTGGAGCTAGAGATTCCTGCTCCTAATATCGCACCGCACTGCTTGGACGTGTCGGAGGAAGGCTATGGGTCGCTTTCTTCCTCCAACAAGCAAAGCAAGCCGGCACCGTCACGGACCACTGGCACCTCGCGTACACATCGGTGGATTTCCGAGGGCGTTGCTCCCCCGCACGGCTCTCAAGACGGTGGCACCGGAATCATCAAGAGAGGTGGCGGCACGCAGCGTATACGCGGCCCAGCGGTGCACCTCTACGCCCAGAATGCACCTCGTGCACCCGCACAGGTgatgcctctgctgccggCGTCGCGTGCATTTTTGCCGTCAGAGCTGCTTCCTGGTGGCACCGCTGGGGACCGAGCGGGCAAGGTGATGCGGGGCCTGCATCAAGCACCCTCTGCCATCGGTAGCAGAATGCACAACAGCGAAACGTCCTTCGTGGGCTCTACAGCCGACCCAAATGCTGCAACTCAGGAAGgggcaggcacacacactgaTGACAAGGACGGCCGTATGAATGCCGCATCACATGCGCTACCTCCTCCATTGCACCGGcaccgcgtcgccgtcgctgtcactgctgctaAGCCGGCACTGACGCTTCCATGGGAGCGGGACCGCCTCACACTGGAAGCGATGGAGAGACGGTACGGAGCGCAGAGTGCTGTACACACGcttcgacggcgccgccgctaccATGGCTACCGTCGTTCCGAGGTGCCGCCAGCCGCGGATCGCCGGCCAcgcggcagccacgccgAGACTCTGGCTCTCTTGACGTCTCCAGTCGCCTCCTCAGTACCCACCTCAGActtctctgccgcctcgctaACTAGCTCCATATTCATTCGAGAACTTGGAGAAGTTGAGGCGGCGCGCCAAATGCTCGAGAAGCATCGGTGGAGGCTGGCCACGCCACGCGAGGCGGTGAGCAGCGCATCCGACGATGTTGCGCAACGATCGCGATCGCCGAGTCGTCACGGCACCAGTGGCACTCAAGTCCATCTACCGCACGGCATGACGggcaaggaggcggcggcaaagGCGTACcggcaagagcagctgcgactGTACGTGAGTCACCTCACCACGCCCTCCACGCTACCTACggatgggcctgtggcagTAGAGCAGGGCCAACTGGATGCAGGCAGACCCCTCCGGGGCACAGAGCACCACACAGCCGGCGCCAGTGCGAATGATGCACTCCTTGCGTGCGCACCTGGCGGAGATGCCGCCTCGAGCACGAGGAGAAgccgtgctggtgctgcaacCTTCGGTGCGAGTAACACTGCGGCTACAGTTGCAAAGGCAACTGCGTCAAAGCTCACTGCAGTGGCCACCTCCGGCCGCAATGCGCTTGATCGTGCTCTGCAGGCCAGAGCGGCACTTCTGCGCAGGCACGCTCAAGACCAATCGACGTGGAAGCGACAGCTGCACCAGGTGCGTCAATGGTGCGACCGCACACATGTGATGGTGCGCTTCGACAATGGTGTCTGCGCGGAGCAGATGGCCGCAGCCCCGTTGCACCGAACTGttgcgcggcagcaccaacgaCAAGATCGCCAGGAAGCAACGGAGGTGAGTCACCGCCCAAGTTCGGGGGACGCGCACGTGGGCGCAGGCATTTTTGTTACGAAAATGAGCGATGACGCTGCGGGGCAGCACTTTGTCTATGTGGACGACCCTATAAGAGCCCACGATGctgtgatgcagcagctggcggaggaggacaacgaggtgcagcggcagaacGAGCTACAGCGGTGCCGAGAACGACGACACGCACCTTCGCTCGAGTGGTGCATAGGCGACTCTCATGCTAGTCCGCCGGCGCCACCTATGCAGAGCGTTGCATCtagcagagcagcggcgcaagcgatatcctcctcttcgctaAGCCATCGCTCAGAGAATCATGATGCGACACGGACGCAGTTCTCAGGTGCAGTGGATGCAGGCTGGGATCTCTTGAAGTCtatgccgctgctgatcgGACTGGACACGAGcccggcaccgctgcaggtaGGTCAGCACAGCGTCCAGTTTGTCATTTCAGCAACGGACGAGCTGGCTTCGAAAGGGACAAGCTCGGTGTTGCTCAGCCAGGCGTCGCCGTTATCGATCCGTCCGCCGCAGATGTCGATGCACACTGCTTTGTGCGCGCGTTTGCAGACGTGGGGCACAGACGttgcagaggaagaggaggctcTGAGCCGCggaggcagcaccaccatAGACACCGCTGCTCTTCCACCAGCTGACGCTGCTAGCGCTGGCCTTAATGCCTGCACAGCGCCACCTACGTGGCAAGGTGCGCGGAAAGGCAGCGCGCCGTGTAGCAGACGCGCTACACTTCCTGCTGACCTTTCCGAGAACTCTCCTGGCCGATCGGCAAACGAGTCCAAGGGTGAGCCAGGAGATTTGGCGCAGAAGAGAACCACACAACACGgtgccaccccctccctcatccaCCTGCAGCGAGCCTCGCTGAGCCAAAGCGTGCAGGCTATTCTCACAAGGGTAGAGCGTGACCTCTTGAGCTTTGTGCTGACCTGTGCCAGCGGAGATGGCGGTGTTGAGCGCCTTGCGGCTCTTTTTTCGCTATGCAGCGGTCGCCGTATTGATAACAGCGCTGTCGAGTGTCCCtccgacagcgctgctggtgaaGGTCGATCTCTAGCtacaccgctgccaccggcacTGGTTGCCTTGCTCACGATGCTGGACCAATCGCCTCAAACACTCGTTTGCGATGGCACCGCTGTCAAGGCTGCCGTGGCTCAGGAGACGAGCAGCTCTGGCGCCACGGAGGCAAAGGAGCAGCATGGGGTTGGCAGGGAGTCACCTCTGGCAAGCCCACGTGACCTCGAGGTGAAGATCACCCAAGAAACTACTGATGTCCGCGGAGACGCATACGCTGTTGCAGGCTTCCCGAGGATCGATCACGAGTCTGGGAACGGAAAAGGGTCAGCGGCAACGACGCTCCCTACAGACCgcgcatcagcggcggcTCCGACCCCAGAGAAAACAGTGCCGCCGTGGAGCGCGTTGGTTACCTCGCTGCTCAGTGGCTACAATATATTGGACCTTAGCTTCCTTCGACAGCTGCACCTGCTCCTGTGGCACTACGAGACGCAGGAATATAAGCGCGCGTGCATCACGGTGGCAGAGACCTCGAAAGAAGTTGTAGCACAAAGTgcgctaccgccgccgccgtcgaccACCATGCCATACCGATCACAGAGAGCACCACCCGCCGTGTTTCCCCTCTCGTTGCAACTTTCCACCTCGCAGGAGCCAAGGATGGATTTTAGGACGAGTTTCAGACTCTCCGACAGCGGTCGCAGCACATTGTCTACAGTGTTGGTGGACGCTGCGGACCTGCTCAACGCGATCACAGCCACAACGTTGCTTCGCTGGCTGTGCGACGCCTGCCGCCAAAGCCCCACAAGCAGTTGGGCAGAGCTGGTGGAGCGGGTACCTGCAACGTGCGCACAGGATTGGCAGAATGCGCTCATGCGATGCATCGAGGCCGCTTCCTCAGAGGTACATCCTCCTCAATGCGCCTCGTCGAAAGCCTCATTGTGGTCAGACGAGTTGCGGCGATTGAGCGCGCCTTTCCCCACCGGGCCAGCTGCCACCACGgcccctccaccctcccctcGTCAGCTCGAGTGCTTTGCGTTCGATACTGCATCTGCACTTGAAAGTGTGAAGTGGCGACTGCGCCGGATTCACGacgtgctgcaccgcgcgAGTTTGCGTGCTGAACAGGAACGAATCACTGCGAACACGGCCGCTGCTACTGACGCGACCGTTGGCACCCTCTTCACTGCTGGCAGCACCTCCAACGCCGTACCCGCGGCCTTTCCCTGTGTAGGTGACACGCCATACCTTCCTGGGGTTGAGGCACGCGCTCGCTACCCGCTGGATATGCGTAGCCTATACCTTCTGTCCGCACTGGCAGCTGAGGACATAGACGCGCGCGTTGTGCCGCAACTGCGTGAGGCGAGGGTGCAGTACGCAGATGCTCTGCAGGCGGCGACAGCCACAGGGACGCTGGTCAACGTGTCTGGCAGCTCGTCCGTGTCAAAAATATCTCCGTTGGCCTTCTCGAGGTCGGCGgcttcgcttcctctggcgctgcagcagcgcgtgccaCTTGATCGCCTGTTCCAGATCGAACAGCGCTTCGTTCGCCTTCTATCAGCACTGTGGAACGCAGAGCAGTCCATTTTTGCCTTCAATCGGCACGTGGCCCCATTCAACGCCTTCACAGCGGCGGAGCAACGCTGTTGGGGGTCGCTCTACCGCAGCTCACTGAAGGTGGCCTACTTTGTCTGTGAGGAGCTGACAGAGAAGGGAATGGAAAGTGTCTCgacagagctgctgccgttcgTGTCGATTGTTGCCTCATTcaccggctgctgcggcggacATCGCGAGCTCTTGTCAAAGCTGAATGCAATCATGCTAGACCTAGCGGAGCGGGCGAAGAAGGTTCAGGTACCGCTGGAGTCTCTTTCGTGGCAAAAGAAACGGCCCCAGGTGCTTGCGGAGGCCATCGCAGCCTCCAAGATTGCGTGTCgacgtgcggcggcggtggtctcATGCCTCACGACCGAGGCGGACGTCGTAGGCCTCCCGCTGACGGAGCTGGCGATGCCCGCGCTGCGCCTCATACACGTCCTGCCGCTTTCTCAGTTACCAGGTAACGCGTGA
- a CDS encoding hypothetical protein (TriTrypDB/GeneDB-style sysID: LpmP.26.1070) produces the protein MRHVRGSCGSSRRVFAPWISTWPSATEASIPPRLNSGELLLCSTVEARRSTSTTSSSPPLESSADSFVAKRTRLMAERASASADNVSRLRELLQTCSAHERRGLFSNDQPHRRRDVWPLTTPVEPPTPSPGVTARMKKSVASDTPRFLSTAVIQSFQEGASHNAAAAAQHGTAQCSQKEQQEKGYYHSPSWYGASPGTRMDITYFTAHQSSRWNALFHDLYYTRNEPTAPLLRCPACVTQRLRGDVAMLPRTGFADLSASRAATETPSASSPLWMDPMELQRHLSYIHADELFTPQELKLYNAQVLRELRYSCGLAPALTPVEGELSTGVTSGARKMQPARVILVVDVANVELGSPGELLEMLLSSKLLRAVTDFPVALCATHELFVPAISKALHTLYQLSRRHPASTLHVFFANTSLESGDLLTSSYLNDLFLASPHCAVPPVVMLTSDVQQQRALTELHGAPAYGMGNGGHVHWVKPLTAAQLVVDLYAALESSQSLL, from the coding sequence ATGCGCCACGTgcgtggcagctgcggctcgTCGAGGCGTGTCTTCGCTCCCTGGATTTCGACTTGGCCGTCAGCGACCGAAGCATCGATACCACCTCGCCTCAATTCAGGAGAGCTTCTTCTGTGCTCcacggtggaggcgaggcgCTCTACATCGACTACGTCATCGTCACCCCCTCTGGAGTCTTCCGCGGACTCTTTTGTCGCTAAAAGGACGCGTTTGATGGCAGAGAGGGCCAGCGCGAGTGCGGACAACGTGAGTCGTCTGCGGGAACTCTTGCAGACCTGCTCAGCGCACGAGCGCCGGGGACTATTCTCGAACGAccagcctcaccgccgccgtgacgTGTGGCCGCTCACCACACCGGTCGAACCACCGACGCCGTCCCCGGGTGTCACTGCACGGATGAAGAAGTCAGTCGCATCAGACACGCCGCGCTTCCTTAGCACTGCAGTGATTCAATCCTTTCAAGAGGGTGCCAGTCATaatgcagctgctgctgcacaacacGGTACGGCACAGTGCAGTCAAAAGGAACAGCAGGAGAAGGGTTACTATCACTCCCCATCCTGGTACGGTGCGTCCCCCGGGACGCGGATGGACATTACCTACTTCACTGCCCACCAGAGCAGCCGCTGGAATGCACTCTTCCATGACCTGTATTACACACGCAACGAGCCGACGGCACCTCTGCTGCGTTGCCCAGCTTGTGTGACCCAGCGACTGCGCGGCGACGTGGCGATGCTGCCACGGACAGGGTTTGCCGACTTGTCTGCATCCCGTGCCGCCACGGAGACTCCATCGGCGTCATCGCCGCTCTGGATGGATCCaatggagctgcagcggcatctGAGTTACATCCACGCTGACGAGCTCTTCACGCCGCAAGAGCTCAAGTTGTACAACGCCCAAGTGCTTCGTGAACTGCGGTACAGTTGTGGCCTTGCGCCGGCACTCACGCCTGTTGAGGGTGAGCTCAGCACCGGCGTCACATCGGGTGCACGTAAAATGCAGCCAGCTCGCGTCATCCTCGTTGTTGACGTAGCTAACGTCGAGCTTGGCTCCCCTGGTGAGCTGTTGGAGATGCTCCTCTCATCAAAGCTACTGCGCGCCGTCACTGATTTTCCCGTGGCACTCTGTGCCACGCACGAACTCTTCGTGCCTGCTATCTCGAAGGCACTGCACACCTTGTACCAGCtgagccgccgccacccagCGTCTACCCTGCACGTCTTCTTTGCGAACACGTCCCTGGAATCGGGTGATCTGTTGACCTCCTCGTACCTGAACGATCTCTTTCTCGCAAGCCCACATTGCGCGGTTCCGCCGGTAGTAATGCTAACGAgcgatgtgcagcagcagcgggcatTGACGGAGCTGCACGGAGCACCAGCGTACGGCATGGGTAATGGCGGGCACGTGCATTGGGTGAAACCcctcacagcagcgcagctggtggTTGACCTGTACGCCGCCCTCGAAAGCTCGCAGTCCCTACTGTAA
- a CDS encoding hypothetical protein (TriTrypDB/GeneDB-style sysID: LpmP.26.1080) — MLRRTQAFLFRRTPARLSGGELYHPPKLEDIPPSSATKGFFGAYNGGLTVLRFVDIKWMMNRAVELGREYYISAPTLYLFLWMFCWKGFVIMRYGDGKPPRRVDWNTEEAGYLPKGFEQTKVTKAI, encoded by the coding sequence atgctgcgccgcactcaagcttttctcttccgccGCACGCCGGCGCGCCTCAGCGGCGGAGAGCTCTACCACCCGCCAAAACTGGAGGACATCCCACCGTCCTCGGCCACGAAAGGCTTCTTCGGTGCCTACAACGGCGGCCTCACCGTGCTTCGCTTTGTCGACATTAAGTGGATGATGAACCGCGCCGTCGAGTTGGGTCGAGAGTATTACATCTCCGCCCCCACCCTGTACCTCTTTCTGTGGATGTTCTGCTGGAAAGGCTTTGTAATCATGCGTTACGGCGACGGCAAGCCGCCGCGCCGGGTAGACTGGAACACCGAGGAGGCCGGCTACCTACCTAAGGGCTTCGAGCAGACGAAGGTCACCAAGGCCATTTAA